In one window of uncultured Acetobacteroides sp. DNA:
- a CDS encoding diguanylate cyclase, with protein MEFDFFKTIGGSITVSDTEGNVLYMNDKAAEVFGNMVGQNMMGCHKASSQETIERLIANAETNAYTIEKGDVKKIIYQTPWYKDGAVAGLVEFSFVIPFEMPHHIRQPKKE; from the coding sequence ATGGAATTCGACTTCTTTAAAACCATAGGCGGAAGCATCACCGTAAGCGATACCGAAGGAAACGTGCTTTACATGAACGATAAGGCTGCCGAGGTATTCGGCAACATGGTAGGCCAAAACATGATGGGCTGCCACAAGGCCAGCTCGCAGGAAACCATCGAGCGCCTAATTGCCAACGCCGAAACCAACGCCTACACCATCGAAAAGGGCGATGTGAAGAAGATCATCTACCAAACTCCATGGTATAAGGATGGAGCGGTTGCCGGACTGGTAGAGTTCTCGTTTGTGATCCCCTTCGAGATGCCCCACCACATCCGTCAGCCTAAAAAGGAGTAG
- a CDS encoding sigma-70 family RNA polymerase sigma factor codes for MSVTSLEETSDLILVQRAKENYSPAVAELINRYKGMVYTIALKVLKDKDEAEEVAQESFVKAFTKLNLFRMDSGFSSWLYRIAYNTAISRTREKKREMEYKQETVATESFEQQAKAFSTLEQDDRKRYLNQAMQQLNSDDSLMLILFYYDGKSLEEISQITGYSDSNVKVRLYRARKKLHEELEKILHNETKTLL; via the coding sequence ATGAGCGTAACCAGCCTGGAAGAGACTTCTGACCTTATCCTTGTACAAAGGGCAAAGGAGAACTACTCCCCTGCAGTGGCTGAACTCATCAACCGCTACAAAGGGATGGTGTATACTATTGCCCTTAAGGTGTTAAAGGATAAAGATGAAGCCGAGGAGGTTGCGCAGGAGTCTTTCGTGAAGGCTTTTACCAAGCTCAATCTTTTCAGGATGGATAGCGGTTTTTCGTCGTGGCTCTACCGCATTGCATACAACACGGCTATTTCGCGGACTCGTGAGAAGAAGCGCGAAATGGAATACAAGCAGGAAACGGTAGCCACCGAATCGTTCGAGCAGCAGGCTAAAGCCTTTAGCACGCTCGAACAGGACGATCGGAAGCGGTACCTGAACCAGGCCATGCAGCAGCTCAATAGCGACGACAGCTTGATGCTTATTCTCTTCTACTACGATGGGAAATCGCTTGAGGAGATCTCGCAGATAACCGGTTATTCCGACTCCAACGTCAAGGTTCGGCTCTACCGAGCGCGGAAAAAGCTGCACGAAGAGCTCGAAAAAATACTACATAACGAAACAAAAACGCTTCTATAG
- a CDS encoding DUF6249 domain-containing protein: MDIGALIPIFAIVFGNAFAFGVIYFAIVTRNRERMALIEKGATAEEIYQSRKISKYSALKNGLFLIGIAVGLIVAAIVSATTTLNPVAVYFAFILLFGGLGLVIFYLIYIKNERNQPGRDF, encoded by the coding sequence ATGGACATTGGAGCATTAATTCCAATATTTGCGATTGTGTTTGGCAATGCATTCGCATTTGGAGTCATCTACTTCGCAATAGTGACGCGGAATAGAGAACGAATGGCGCTTATTGAGAAAGGGGCAACCGCTGAGGAAATCTATCAAAGCCGGAAGATATCGAAGTATTCCGCGCTAAAGAACGGGTTGTTCTTGATAGGAATTGCGGTTGGGCTAATTGTTGCAGCAATCGTATCGGCAACTACAACGCTGAACCCTGTTGCGGTTTACTTCGCGTTTATTCTTCTTTTTGGTGGACTAGGACTGGTTATCTTCTACCTTATCTACATTAAAAATGAGCGTAACCAGCCTGGAAGAGACTTCTGA
- a CDS encoding MGMT family protein — protein MTFDKLSFFEQVYQVVELIPAGRVTSYGAIARYLGTGRSSRMVGWAMNASHTCGRYIPAHRVVNRNGLLTGKHCFGSPTAMEELLRSEGIEVVDDKIVGFERYFWDPSVELDIS, from the coding sequence ATGACTTTCGATAAGCTATCGTTCTTCGAGCAGGTGTACCAGGTGGTGGAGCTTATCCCTGCGGGGAGGGTTACCTCCTACGGCGCCATTGCCCGCTATCTGGGTACGGGGCGCTCGTCGCGCATGGTGGGCTGGGCCATGAATGCCAGCCATACCTGCGGCCGCTACATCCCCGCCCATCGGGTGGTAAACCGCAATGGGCTGCTCACCGGCAAGCACTGCTTCGGCAGCCCTACGGCTATGGAGGAGCTGCTTAGGAGCGAAGGCATCGAGGTTGTCGACGATAAAATCGTCGGCTTCGAGCGCTACTTCTGGGATCCCTCCGTGGAGCTGGACATTAGCTAG
- a CDS encoding gliding motility lipoprotein GldH, with the protein MKTIRNIALLVAGALLISLASCDKSRVYEQSKPLGALWSKDSLARFEVNIDDTLSTHSVYVTLRNASTYPYSNVYLFVTTVAPSGAFVRDTMECVLADESGRWLGKGFSKYWDGRFAMRKNVKFPEKGVYSFTIQQGMRLEELPGIHDVGIRIERVKSK; encoded by the coding sequence ATGAAAACAATTAGAAATATAGCGCTCCTAGTAGCAGGAGCGCTTCTTATCTCGCTGGCCTCGTGCGATAAGTCGCGGGTGTACGAGCAGAGCAAGCCCTTGGGGGCGCTCTGGAGCAAGGATTCGCTGGCCCGCTTCGAGGTGAACATTGACGACACCCTGAGCACCCACAGCGTTTACGTGACCCTGAGGAACGCCAGCACCTACCCCTACAGTAACGTTTACCTGTTTGTGACCACGGTTGCCCCCTCGGGCGCGTTCGTGCGCGACACCATGGAGTGCGTCCTGGCCGACGAGTCGGGCCGATGGCTGGGGAAGGGGTTTTCCAAGTACTGGGATGGCCGCTTTGCCATGCGCAAGAACGTGAAGTTCCCCGAAAAGGGTGTCTACTCCTTTACCATCCAGCAGGGCATGCGCCTGGAGGAACTCCCCGGAATTCACGATGTTGGGATTAGAATTGAACGTGTAAAATCAAAATAG
- the dgt gene encoding dGTP triphosphohydrolase — MWNKLISGIRTGKETSTSTTTPTIGRSHFQRDYDRLIFSSAFRRMQNKTQVFPLPGAVFVHNRLTHSLEVASVGRTLGSMVADELLNLYPSLPQLAEIPHIVAAACLAHDMGNPPFGHAGEAIISEYFRDNCEYLYNQEKLTKGEWNDLIFFDGNANALRLLTAQLNGRRAGGFGLSYSTLASIIKYPYESTLATKNKFGFFQSEKELVRRMADALGMHVTGDDPLHIARYPLTYLVEAADDICYLLMDLEDAHKLGILSSREVFDLLLPLASDEQSSAELHDNLNIVTDPNERIAYLRAVGISKLIQGCASAYMDNIVKIERGEAVLPLVKLLPKTYLDAAERITQLSIQKIYKHHTVVEIEIAGHRILSTLCHEYTEAMLHPKRMLSQKLISRIPEQYHNSAATPYEQLMTVVDFISGMTDVYALELYRNITGISIPGIVR; from the coding sequence ATGTGGAATAAGCTCATCAGCGGGATACGCACCGGAAAGGAAACCAGCACATCTACCACTACGCCTACCATTGGGCGTTCGCACTTTCAGCGCGACTACGATCGTTTGATCTTTTCGTCGGCATTCCGTAGGATGCAGAATAAGACGCAGGTGTTTCCGCTGCCTGGAGCGGTATTCGTGCACAACCGCCTCACGCACTCGCTGGAGGTGGCCTCGGTGGGGCGCACCCTTGGCTCGATGGTGGCCGACGAGCTGCTGAACCTCTACCCAAGCCTACCCCAGCTGGCCGAGATACCCCACATCGTAGCGGCGGCCTGCCTGGCGCACGATATGGGCAACCCGCCCTTTGGGCATGCGGGCGAAGCCATCATATCGGAATACTTTAGGGATAATTGCGAATACCTCTACAACCAGGAGAAGTTGACCAAGGGCGAGTGGAACGACTTGATCTTCTTCGACGGTAACGCCAACGCGCTACGCCTACTCACGGCCCAGCTCAATGGGCGTAGGGCTGGCGGGTTTGGGCTAAGCTACTCCACGCTGGCCTCCATCATCAAGTACCCCTACGAGTCGACGCTGGCCACCAAGAATAAGTTCGGCTTCTTCCAGTCCGAAAAGGAGCTGGTGCGCCGCATGGCTGATGCCTTGGGGATGCACGTTACCGGCGACGATCCGCTTCACATCGCCCGCTACCCGCTCACCTACCTGGTGGAGGCCGCCGACGACATCTGCTACCTGCTGATGGACCTGGAGGATGCCCACAAGCTCGGCATCCTATCCAGCCGAGAGGTGTTCGACCTCCTTCTTCCCCTCGCCTCCGACGAGCAGAGCAGCGCCGAGCTCCACGACAACCTCAACATCGTTACCGACCCCAACGAGCGCATCGCCTACCTGAGGGCGGTGGGCATCAGCAAGCTGATACAGGGTTGCGCATCGGCCTACATGGATAATATCGTTAAGATTGAGCGGGGAGAGGCCGTGCTGCCCCTCGTTAAGCTGCTGCCCAAGACCTACCTCGATGCCGCCGAGCGCATCACCCAGCTATCCATTCAAAAGATCTACAAGCACCACACCGTTGTGGAGATCGAGATTGCAGGCCACCGCATCCTGTCGACGCTGTGCCACGAGTACACCGAGGCGATGCTGCACCCCAAGCGGATGCTCTCGCAGAAGCTCATCTCGCGCATCCCCGAACAGTACCACAACAGCGCCGCCACCCCCTACGAGCAGCTGATGACCGTGGTGGACTTCATCTCGGGGATGACCGACGTGTACGCCCTCGAGCTCTACCGTAACATCACCGGAATATCCATCCCCGGCATCGTGCGCTAA
- a CDS encoding DedA family protein codes for MLDLLQQLIDFILHIDKHLLEIVTDYQTWTYLILFAIIFCETGLVVTPFLPGDSLLFAAGAISAMPGNPIDVNLLVPTLLCAAVLGDNSNYWIGHLIGDRVYEKNYKLIKRKYLDETHTFYEKHGKTTLIVARFMPIIRTFAPFVAGVGKMKYLRFFTFSLIGNILWVLSFTYAGNFFGNIPTIKQNFTLVVFAIIAISLVPPIYTFIKVKYFSSSKAS; via the coding sequence ATGCTCGATCTTTTACAGCAGCTTATCGACTTCATCCTTCACATCGACAAGCATCTCTTAGAAATTGTTACCGACTACCAAACGTGGACCTACCTGATCCTGTTTGCCATCATATTCTGCGAAACCGGGTTGGTGGTAACCCCATTCCTGCCCGGCGACTCGCTGCTTTTCGCCGCTGGCGCTATCTCGGCCATGCCGGGCAACCCCATCGACGTAAACCTGCTGGTGCCAACGCTCCTGTGCGCTGCGGTGCTGGGCGATAACTCCAACTACTGGATTGGCCACCTCATTGGCGACCGGGTGTACGAAAAAAATTACAAGCTGATTAAGCGAAAGTACCTCGACGAGACCCACACCTTCTACGAGAAGCACGGTAAGACTACCCTCATCGTGGCGCGCTTTATGCCCATCATCCGCACCTTTGCCCCCTTTGTGGCAGGCGTTGGAAAAATGAAGTACCTGCGCTTTTTCACCTTCAGCCTAATTGGAAACATCCTTTGGGTATTGTCGTTTACCTATGCCGGCAACTTCTTTGGCAACATCCCTACCATAAAGCAGAACTTTACGCTGGTGGTATTCGCCATCATTGCCATATCGCTGGTTCCGCCAATCTACACCTTTATTAAGGTGAAGTACTTTAGCAGCAGCAAGGCTAGCTAA
- a CDS encoding DUF6261 family protein: MKFTSIHFSNIRVKELSDFLHVIFPILNALGVHNAKLKGLLVGLSLAMAELDAAIPKVSLKGETRGIKECDDHRDGEFLTFRTFIEAFTHSRNPTIREQAMLVYDTLKSNGYHTLNSLPMKEESTAIRTLDALFKVGRLADALAALNGKPLWQNVVVAQEEFDGAKTNRSELEVAEDAGDAAFQVGKRAKAKCSEVFDLVEALYMVEDKAEYAAAMTKVNLEIDALMALMRTRATLAAKAKEEKKKKEGDKPSA; this comes from the coding sequence ATGAAATTTACAAGTATTCACTTTAGCAACATTCGAGTTAAAGAGCTTTCCGATTTTCTACATGTGATATTCCCAATCCTTAACGCGCTTGGCGTGCACAACGCCAAGCTCAAGGGACTGCTGGTGGGGCTGAGCCTGGCCATGGCGGAGCTCGACGCGGCCATCCCCAAGGTATCCCTTAAGGGCGAGACCCGTGGCATAAAAGAATGCGACGACCACCGCGATGGCGAGTTCCTCACTTTCCGCACCTTCATCGAGGCGTTTACCCACAGCCGCAACCCCACTATCCGCGAGCAGGCAATGCTGGTCTACGATACGCTGAAGTCCAACGGCTACCACACTCTCAACAGCCTGCCGATGAAGGAGGAGAGTACGGCCATCCGCACCCTCGATGCGCTGTTTAAGGTAGGCCGCCTGGCCGATGCGCTAGCGGCGCTTAACGGCAAGCCCCTTTGGCAAAACGTGGTGGTGGCCCAGGAGGAGTTCGATGGGGCCAAAACCAACCGCAGCGAGCTGGAGGTAGCCGAGGATGCCGGCGATGCCGCCTTCCAGGTGGGCAAGCGCGCCAAGGCCAAGTGCTCCGAGGTGTTCGACCTGGTGGAGGCGCTCTACATGGTGGAGGACAAGGCCGAGTACGCCGCCGCCATGACCAAGGTGAACCTGGAGATCGACGCCCTAATGGCGCTGATGCGCACCCGCGCCACCCTTGCCGCCAAGGCCAAGGAGGAGAAGAAAAAGAAGGAGGGCGACAAGCCATCGGCATAG
- a CDS encoding NADP-dependent malic enzyme — MSSSKLDDEALSYHEQGKPGKIEVVPTKPYSTQHDLALAYSPGVAAPCLAIEGNPEDAYRYTAKGNLVAVISNGTAVLGLGNIGALAGKPVMEGKGLLFKIFADIDVFDIEVDQPDVDKFVEAVKAIAPTFGGINLEDIKAPECFEIEERLKNELDIPVMHDDQHGTAIISSAALLNALDIVGKKIGEVQLVVNGAGASAVACTKLYIALGVKKENIVMCDSKGVIRTTRKNLSGAKAFFATDRSIETLEDALGGADIFLGLSAADVLTPDMIRKMASKPIVFALANPNPEISYELAMASRPDIIFATGRSDYPNQVNNVLGFPYIFRGALDVRATSINEAMKVAAVRALAALAKEPVPDVVSIAYNNNKIVYGPEYLIPKPLDPRLISTISVAVAKAAIESGVARKTIDDWDAYVFDLERRMGHDNRLARTLRNKAKSNLKRIVFAEGGNINILRAAQNVLNDKIGIPILLGSREKIIQTIKENNLDLQGVEIVEFFGEEERCRREKYAEMYHRKLERSGVIYSEAVEHMYTRDYFGTMMVEAGDADAFISGYAKRYSYTIEPALEYYGMNNMGSRLAGLYIVMTKRGPVFFADSSSINPNPNASDLVNTTLLVADEVRSYGIEPRIALLSNSNFGSVAEGEPSVVHEATRLLHAHYPEIEVDGEMQVRFALNAQKRMAQYPFTKLRDLEVNVLVFPNFSASNIGYKLMQDLASFEVIGPVLLGMPKSIHVVPLDSSVREIVNMATIAAVDAQRTDRSESLTIDPAI, encoded by the coding sequence ATGTCTTCAAGTAAGCTAGACGATGAAGCTCTGAGCTACCACGAGCAGGGTAAGCCAGGTAAGATAGAAGTTGTTCCTACTAAACCGTATAGCACGCAGCACGATCTGGCGCTGGCCTACTCGCCCGGAGTGGCAGCACCCTGCTTGGCTATAGAGGGAAACCCCGAAGATGCCTACCGGTATACCGCTAAGGGAAACTTGGTGGCCGTAATATCCAACGGTACGGCCGTACTCGGCTTGGGCAACATTGGCGCGCTGGCCGGCAAGCCGGTAATGGAGGGCAAGGGGCTGCTCTTTAAAATATTTGCCGATATCGATGTCTTCGACATTGAGGTAGACCAACCCGATGTCGACAAGTTTGTGGAGGCGGTTAAGGCTATTGCCCCCACCTTTGGCGGAATTAACCTCGAGGATATTAAGGCGCCCGAGTGCTTTGAGATAGAGGAGCGACTGAAGAATGAGCTCGACATCCCCGTAATGCACGACGACCAGCACGGCACGGCCATCATCTCGTCGGCGGCGCTGCTCAACGCGCTGGATATCGTGGGCAAGAAGATCGGTGAGGTTCAGCTGGTGGTAAACGGTGCTGGCGCCTCGGCGGTGGCCTGCACGAAGCTCTACATTGCGCTGGGCGTAAAGAAGGAGAACATCGTGATGTGCGACAGCAAGGGCGTTATCCGCACTACCCGCAAGAACCTTTCTGGCGCAAAAGCCTTCTTCGCTACCGATCGTAGCATCGAAACGCTGGAGGATGCGCTAGGCGGTGCCGACATATTCCTCGGCCTATCGGCAGCCGACGTGCTTACCCCAGATATGATCCGCAAGATGGCATCGAAACCCATCGTCTTTGCCCTAGCCAACCCCAATCCCGAAATTAGCTACGAGCTGGCCATGGCATCGCGCCCCGACATCATCTTTGCCACGGGGCGTTCCGACTATCCCAACCAGGTAAACAACGTGCTGGGCTTCCCCTACATCTTCCGTGGCGCTCTCGATGTGCGTGCCACCAGCATCAACGAGGCAATGAAGGTAGCCGCCGTTAGGGCGCTTGCCGCTTTGGCCAAGGAGCCAGTTCCCGATGTGGTATCCATTGCCTACAACAACAACAAGATCGTATACGGGCCCGAGTACCTCATCCCCAAGCCGCTCGATCCACGGCTTATCTCCACCATATCGGTGGCCGTTGCTAAGGCAGCTATAGAGTCGGGGGTGGCGCGTAAAACCATTGATGATTGGGATGCCTACGTGTTCGACCTCGAGCGTCGCATGGGTCACGATAACCGCCTTGCCCGCACGCTTCGCAACAAGGCCAAGAGCAACCTTAAGCGAATCGTATTCGCCGAAGGGGGCAACATCAACATCCTTCGCGCGGCTCAAAATGTGCTTAATGATAAGATTGGCATTCCTATTCTTCTTGGCAGTAGGGAGAAGATCATCCAAACGATCAAGGAGAATAACCTAGACCTTCAGGGCGTCGAGATTGTCGAGTTCTTTGGCGAGGAGGAGCGCTGCCGCCGCGAGAAGTACGCCGAGATGTACCACCGCAAGCTCGAGCGTAGCGGGGTGATCTATTCCGAAGCGGTAGAGCACATGTACACGCGCGACTACTTTGGTACCATGATGGTGGAGGCTGGCGATGCCGATGCCTTTATCTCGGGATACGCCAAGCGCTACTCCTACACCATCGAGCCCGCGCTCGAGTACTACGGGATGAACAATATGGGCAGCCGCCTAGCCGGGTTGTACATTGTAATGACCAAGCGCGGCCCTGTCTTCTTTGCCGATTCGAGTTCGATAAACCCCAATCCAAACGCTTCGGATCTGGTGAACACCACCCTTTTGGTGGCCGACGAGGTGCGCTCGTATGGCATTGAGCCTCGCATTGCGCTTCTCTCCAACTCCAACTTCGGGTCGGTAGCCGAGGGAGAACCTTCGGTTGTTCACGAGGCTACTCGTTTGCTACACGCCCACTACCCCGAAATTGAGGTGGATGGTGAGATGCAGGTACGCTTTGCCCTGAATGCCCAAAAACGGATGGCGCAGTATCCCTTTACGAAGCTAAGGGATCTGGAGGTAAACGTGCTGGTATTCCCCAACTTCTCGGCCAGCAATATTGGCTACAAGCTTATGCAGGACTTAGCCAGCTTCGAGGTTATTGGCCCGGTACTCCTTGGAATGCCCAAGTCCATCCACGTAGTACCGCTCGACAGCAGCGTGCGCGAAATCGTGAACATGGCCACCATTGCCGCCGTTGACGCCCAGCGCACCGATCGTTCCGAGTCACTCACCATCGACCCTGCCATCTAG
- the ricT gene encoding regulatory iron-sulfur-containing complex subunit RicT: MNGNPQDIDFSRGCCFSHNDQDESIALSLDGGQKLSTYDWLSDLPQTAIEHDVFEVRFKNTRKGYYRNANKLTLKKGDIVAVEASPGHDIGIISLTGELVARQMKKTGVHPNNLDFKKIYRKAKPSDVDKWQEAIAREQETMIKSRQIANRLKLNMKVGDVEFQGDNTKAIFYYIADERVDFRQLIKDLAEAFKIRIEMRQIGARQEAGRIGGIGSCGRELCCSTWITNFSSVTTNSARHQEISLNPQKLAGQCSKLKCCLNYELDTYVDAQKEFPRVSEPLQLFDGLAFLQKTDILKGLMWFSSAPDSTLNLTAVSVDRVKEILALNRRGQKADKLLGEIGEEMLAKAKLMEEPTFKNVVGEDSITRFDRSGKRSSSSRGGRNRGRGGNSSQNSGRQSQPPQQSQQPQQQEARPSRGPQDRPERRPSQNRSENRPARDENQASAPGRTEGQRPEQGLRGERNPRSEQRRRPSNGGNREGGNREGGSREGGTREGGSRGGDRRPNRNRPSRPSEGDSSGSNGSNE; the protein is encoded by the coding sequence ATGAACGGAAACCCCCAAGATATAGATTTTTCACGCGGTTGCTGCTTCTCGCATAACGATCAGGATGAGTCTATAGCGCTTAGCCTCGACGGAGGTCAGAAGTTAAGCACCTACGACTGGCTGAGTGATTTACCTCAGACAGCTATTGAGCACGATGTATTTGAAGTACGCTTTAAGAATACCCGTAAGGGATACTACCGCAACGCTAATAAGCTGACTCTGAAAAAGGGCGACATTGTTGCCGTTGAGGCATCGCCCGGGCACGACATCGGCATTATCTCGCTTACCGGGGAGCTGGTGGCCCGCCAGATGAAAAAGACGGGTGTACATCCCAATAACCTCGATTTTAAGAAAATATACCGCAAGGCAAAACCTTCGGATGTTGATAAGTGGCAGGAGGCCATTGCCCGCGAGCAGGAAACCATGATCAAGTCGCGCCAGATTGCCAATCGGCTAAAGCTGAACATGAAGGTGGGCGACGTGGAGTTTCAGGGCGACAACACCAAGGCGATCTTCTACTACATTGCCGATGAGCGCGTCGATTTTCGCCAGCTGATAAAGGATTTGGCCGAGGCGTTCAAGATCCGCATAGAGATGCGCCAGATTGGTGCTCGGCAGGAGGCAGGGCGTATCGGCGGTATTGGGTCGTGCGGGCGCGAGCTTTGCTGCTCGACCTGGATAACCAACTTCTCGTCGGTTACCACCAACTCGGCCCGCCACCAGGAGATATCGCTTAACCCCCAGAAGCTGGCCGGCCAGTGCAGCAAGCTAAAGTGCTGCCTCAACTACGAGCTCGACACCTACGTGGACGCCCAAAAGGAGTTTCCTAGAGTGTCGGAGCCGCTGCAGCTGTTCGACGGTTTGGCATTCCTTCAAAAGACCGATATCCTAAAGGGGCTAATGTGGTTTAGCTCGGCCCCCGACTCGACGCTCAACCTTACCGCTGTATCGGTTGACCGGGTTAAGGAGATTCTAGCGCTTAACCGTCGCGGACAAAAGGCCGACAAGTTGCTTGGCGAAATTGGCGAGGAGATGCTGGCAAAGGCTAAGCTGATGGAAGAGCCCACATTCAAGAATGTGGTGGGCGAGGATAGCATCACCCGTTTCGACCGATCTGGCAAGCGTAGCAGCAGCTCGCGTGGCGGAAGGAACAGAGGCCGTGGCGGAAATTCCTCACAGAACAGCGGGCGTCAATCGCAGCCACCGCAGCAGTCTCAGCAGCCTCAACAGCAGGAGGCGCGCCCTAGCCGTGGTCCTCAGGATCGCCCTGAACGCCGTCCGAGCCAGAACCGCTCGGAGAATCGTCCTGCACGCGACGAGAATCAGGCGAGCGCTCCCGGACGTACCGAGGGGCAGCGCCCAGAGCAGGGGCTTCGTGGCGAACGAAATCCTCGCAGCGAGCAGCGCCGTCGTCCATCGAATGGCGGTAATCGCGAAGGTGGCAACCGTGAAGGGGGTAGCCGCGAGGGAGGAACCCGCGAGGGGGGCAGCAGGGGAGGCGATCGTCGCCCTAACCGGAATCGCCCCAGCCGTCCTAGCGAGGGAGATAGTAGCGGCAGCAACGGTAGTAACGAGTAG
- the trmB gene encoding tRNA (guanosine(46)-N7)-methyltransferase TrmB — MGKNKLQRFAENETFKNLVQPEFDAVFGCDYHLKGNWHANFFGNSKPIVLELGCGRGEYTVALGEKFPEKNFIGIDVKGARLWRGAKTATEGNMDNVGFLRTRIEFIRSLFGKDEVAEIWVTFPDPQLKKSRLKKRLTCSGFLNSYREFLAPDGIVHLKTDNQNLHFYTKKLLEENGMEILVATNDLYNSGMADEILSVKTKYEQDYLAKGMPITYLKFRIKGDVPLVEPADIEPFVI; from the coding sequence GTGGGAAAGAATAAGCTTCAGCGGTTTGCTGAGAACGAGACGTTTAAAAATTTGGTTCAGCCGGAGTTTGATGCCGTGTTTGGCTGCGACTATCACTTAAAGGGAAACTGGCACGCGAATTTTTTTGGCAACAGCAAGCCCATTGTTTTAGAGTTGGGCTGCGGGCGTGGCGAGTACACCGTTGCCCTAGGAGAAAAGTTCCCCGAAAAGAACTTCATCGGAATTGATGTGAAGGGCGCCCGCCTGTGGCGCGGAGCCAAGACGGCTACCGAGGGCAACATGGACAACGTGGGCTTCCTGCGCACCCGTATCGAGTTCATCCGCTCGCTATTCGGCAAGGACGAGGTGGCGGAGATCTGGGTTACCTTCCCCGATCCCCAGCTCAAGAAGAGCCGCCTCAAGAAGCGCCTCACCTGCTCGGGATTCCTGAACAGCTACCGCGAGTTCCTGGCCCCCGACGGCATCGTGCACCTGAAAACCGACAACCAGAACCTCCACTTCTACACCAAGAAGCTACTCGAGGAGAACGGCATGGAAATCCTGGTGGCCACCAACGACCTTTACAATAGCGGCATGGCCGACGAGATCCTCTCCGTAAAAACCAAGTACGAGCAGGACTACCTGGCCAAGGGGATGCCCATCACCTACCTCAAGTTCCGCATCAAGGGCGATGTGCCGCTGGTGGAGCCCGCCGATATCGAGCCGTTCGTGATCTAG